Proteins found in one Desulfobacterales bacterium genomic segment:
- a CDS encoding PAS domain S-box protein, which translates to MAADTDHKALLEKIKALENEAAARKEAEAQLKKQSAFLNSVLESLDHPFYVVDAKDYTIKLANTAALKSGASGASTCHALSHNRSTPCDSSEHTCPLEIIKKSKKPVQVEHVHYDSQGRPRNVEVHGHPIFDRNGHVTQMIEYSFDITERKQIEATIRESETKFRRVAESAKDAIITADRNGKIVFCNSAAAEMFGHPADSLIGQSISILMPQRFREAHERGMAKVVASGTSKLIGETVELFGITKDGKEFPVELSLSTWQSGAEQFYTGMIRDISERKLHEKELNSLISSLKESLAQVRQLSGMLPICASCKKIRDDKGYWNQIEEYIRSHSEAEFSHGICPECSQKLYPQYHQQLKANKDQ; encoded by the coding sequence ATGGCCGCAGACACTGACCATAAAGCGCTTCTGGAAAAAATCAAAGCGCTGGAAAACGAGGCTGCTGCCCGCAAAGAAGCAGAGGCACAGCTGAAAAAGCAATCCGCCTTCTTGAATTCGGTGCTGGAGTCCCTGGATCATCCGTTTTATGTGGTTGATGCCAAAGATTACACGATCAAACTGGCCAACACAGCCGCATTGAAAAGCGGTGCATCCGGTGCATCCACCTGCCATGCGCTTTCCCATAATCGGAGCACACCCTGTGACTCCAGCGAACACACCTGCCCCCTGGAAATCATCAAAAAATCGAAAAAGCCGGTGCAGGTCGAGCATGTTCATTATGACAGCCAGGGCCGTCCCAGAAATGTTGAAGTGCATGGCCATCCGATTTTTGATAGAAACGGTCATGTCACCCAGATGATCGAATACAGTTTTGATATCACCGAGCGCAAACAGATTGAAGCAACGATCAGGGAATCGGAAACCAAGTTTCGGCGGGTGGCTGAATCGGCCAAAGATGCCATCATCACTGCAGATCGAAATGGTAAAATTGTCTTCTGTAATAGCGCGGCTGCGGAAATGTTCGGCCACCCGGCTGACAGCCTCATCGGGCAGTCCATCAGCATTTTAATGCCGCAACGATTTCGTGAAGCCCATGAGCGCGGTATGGCCAAAGTGGTGGCCAGCGGAACCTCAAAACTGATTGGCGAAACCGTCGAGCTGTTTGGCATCACCAAAGACGGCAAAGAATTTCCTGTCGAGCTGTCATTGTCAACCTGGCAATCAGGTGCTGAGCAGTTCTACACCGGTATGATTCGCGACATTTCCGAGCGCAAGCTGCATGAAAAGGAGCTGAATTCCTTGATCAGCAGTCTAAAAGAATCCCTGGCCCAGGTCCGGCAACTCAGCGGCATGCTGCCCATTTGCGCATCATGCAAAAAGATCAGAGACGACAAGGGCTACTGGAATCAAATCGAAGAATATATTCGAAGCCACTCGGAAGCTGAGTTCAGCCACGGCATCTGCCCGGAATGCTCCCAAAAACTCTATCCGCAATATCACCAGCAATTAAAAGCCAACAAAGACCAATGA